In Bacillus sp. NP247, one DNA window encodes the following:
- a CDS encoding DRTGG domain-containing protein, with protein sequence MATKHNQILEHINSLPVGHKISVRQIAKDLSVSEGTAYRAIKDAENKGYVSTIERVGTIRIEQKKKENIEKLTYAEVVNIVDGQVLGGREGLHKTLNKFVIGAMKLEAMMRYTEAGNLLIIGNRTNAHQLALETGAAVLITGGFDTEEHVKKLADELKLPIISSSYDTFTVATLINRAIYDQLIKKEIVLVEDILTPIEETLYLKPSDIVQKWHEYNEETMHGRYPIVDENKKVLGIVTSKDMIGVAKDTPIDKVMTKHPITVNGKMSVAAAARMMVWEGIELLPVVEDGNKLQGIISRQDVLQALQMIQRQPQVGETIDDIVTNQFMTPKEAKNEHLYQFSVTPQMTNSIGTLSYGVFTTIVTEATNRVIRAQKKSDSIVENLTIYFVKPVQIDNVVSVHPKVLEIGRKFGKVDVEVHHEGNVVGKALLMVQLIDK encoded by the coding sequence TTGGCTACCAAACATAATCAAATTTTAGAACATATTAATAGCCTGCCAGTAGGGCATAAAATTTCTGTGCGGCAAATTGCGAAAGATTTAAGTGTAAGTGAAGGGACAGCTTACCGTGCAATTAAAGACGCAGAAAATAAGGGGTATGTTAGTACAATTGAACGTGTCGGAACAATTCGAATTGAACAAAAGAAGAAAGAGAATATCGAAAAACTGACATATGCAGAAGTCGTTAACATTGTCGATGGTCAAGTACTTGGGGGCAGAGAAGGACTACATAAAACATTAAATAAATTCGTTATTGGGGCTATGAAATTAGAAGCGATGATGCGCTATACAGAAGCGGGGAACTTACTTATTATCGGTAACCGTACGAACGCACATCAATTAGCATTAGAAACAGGGGCTGCTGTATTAATTACAGGTGGATTTGATACAGAAGAGCATGTGAAAAAGTTAGCAGATGAATTAAAATTGCCAATTATTTCGAGTAGTTATGATACATTTACGGTCGCAACGTTAATTAACCGTGCAATTTATGATCAACTTATTAAGAAAGAAATTGTACTAGTTGAAGATATTTTAACACCAATTGAAGAAACACTATATTTAAAGCCTAGTGACATAGTGCAGAAATGGCATGAGTACAATGAAGAGACGATGCATGGACGCTATCCAATTGTGGATGAAAATAAAAAGGTGTTAGGTATCGTAACTTCGAAAGATATGATTGGTGTTGCGAAAGATACACCGATTGATAAAGTGATGACGAAACACCCTATTACGGTAAATGGAAAAATGTCTGTCGCAGCTGCAGCACGTATGATGGTGTGGGAAGGTATTGAATTACTTCCTGTTGTGGAGGATGGAAATAAATTGCAAGGTATCATTAGTCGTCAAGATGTACTTCAGGCCTTGCAGATGATTCAGCGTCAACCACAAGTTGGTGAAACGATTGATGACATTGTAACGAATCAATTTATGACGCCGAAAGAAGCAAAAAATGAGCATTTATATCAATTTTCAGTGACACCACAAATGACGAATTCAATCGGGACGTTATCTTACGGTGTATTCACAACAATTGTGACGGAAGCAACAAACCGTGTTATTCGTGCGCAGAAGAAGAGCGATTCAATTGTTGAGAACTTAACAATTTATTTTGTAAAACCGGTTCAAATTGATAATGTTGTATCGGTTCATCCGAAAGTATTAGAAATTGGCCGTAAATTTGGTAAGGTTGATGTAGAAGTGCATCATGAAGGTAATGTTGTCGGGAAAGCATTGTTAATGGTGCAACTGATCGATAAATAA
- a CDS encoding metal-dependent hydrolase, producing MKVSYHGHSVVKIETNGKVILIDPFLTGNPKTDLKAEDVKVDAIILSHGHGDHVGDTVALAKKNNAVVVAPFELATFLSWQGVNTHPMHIGGSHEFDFGKVKFTQAFHGSSYIDEENKTITYTGMPAGILFTAEEKTVYHAGDTALFSDMKLIGELNNIDVAFLPIGDNFTMGPEDAVLAAKWIGAKTVVPMHYNTFPVIEQDPYQFVEKLQNCTGKVLEAGESITL from the coding sequence ATGAAAGTATCTTATCACGGGCATTCAGTTGTAAAGATTGAAACGAATGGAAAAGTTATTTTAATTGATCCATTTTTAACAGGAAATCCGAAAACAGATTTAAAGGCTGAAGATGTAAAAGTTGATGCGATTATTTTATCGCACGGACACGGTGATCATGTCGGCGATACAGTAGCGTTAGCAAAGAAAAATAATGCGGTTGTTGTAGCGCCATTTGAATTAGCGACATTTTTAAGTTGGCAAGGTGTAAATACACATCCAATGCATATTGGAGGTTCGCATGAATTTGACTTTGGAAAAGTGAAATTTACACAAGCTTTCCACGGCTCTAGTTATATTGATGAAGAAAATAAGACGATTACATATACAGGTATGCCAGCTGGTATTTTGTTTACAGCAGAAGAGAAAACGGTATATCATGCAGGAGATACAGCTTTATTCTCTGATATGAAGTTAATTGGAGAACTTAATAATATTGATGTAGCATTTTTACCAATTGGTGATAATTTCACAATGGGGCCAGAAGATGCTGTGTTAGCAGCAAAATGGATTGGTGCGAAAACGGTTGTACCGATGCATTACAATACGTTCCCAGTTATTGAACAAGATCCATATCAATTTGTGGAAAAGCTACAAAATTGTACAGGGAAAGTATTAGAAGCTGGAGAAAGTATTACACTATAA
- the pepQ gene encoding Xaa-Pro dipeptidase, which produces MNARLENLMQWLKEKNVEAAFLTSTPNVFYMTNFHCEPHERLLGMFVFQEKEPILICPKMEEGQARNAGWAHEIIGFTDTDRPWDMIAKAIKDRGIDANAVAIEKEHLNVERYEELTKLFPNAAFKSAEEKVRELRLIKDEKELSILREAAKMADYAVEVGVNAIKENRSELEVLAIIEHELKTKGIHKMSFDTMVLAGANSALPHGIPGANKMKRGDFVLFDLGVIIEGYCSDITRTVAFGDISEEQTRIYNTVLAGQLQAVEACKPGVTFGAIDNAARSVIADAGYGDFFPHRLGHGLGISVHEYPDVKEGNESLLREGMVFTIEPGIYVPNVGGVRIEDDIYITKDGSEILTKFPKELQFVK; this is translated from the coding sequence ATGAATGCTAGATTAGAAAATTTAATGCAATGGCTAAAAGAAAAAAACGTAGAAGCTGCGTTCTTAACTTCTACACCAAACGTTTTCTACATGACGAACTTCCACTGCGAACCACATGAAAGACTACTTGGTATGTTTGTATTCCAAGAAAAAGAACCTATTTTAATTTGTCCTAAAATGGAAGAAGGCCAAGCACGTAACGCTGGCTGGGCACATGAAATTATCGGATTTACTGATACTGACAGACCATGGGATATGATCGCAAAAGCAATTAAAGATCGTGGTATTGATGCAAATGCAGTTGCAATTGAAAAAGAACATTTAAACGTAGAACGTTACGAAGAATTAACAAAATTATTCCCAAATGCAGCTTTCAAATCAGCTGAAGAGAAAGTTCGTGAGCTTCGCTTAATTAAAGATGAAAAAGAACTTTCTATTTTACGTGAAGCAGCTAAAATGGCAGATTATGCTGTTGAAGTTGGTGTAAATGCAATTAAAGAAAATCGCAGCGAACTAGAAGTATTAGCAATTATTGAGCATGAATTGAAAACAAAAGGCATCCATAAAATGTCATTCGATACGATGGTATTAGCAGGTGCAAACTCTGCTCTTCCACACGGTATTCCGGGTGCAAATAAAATGAAACGCGGCGATTTCGTACTATTTGATTTAGGTGTAATCATTGAAGGTTATTGCTCTGACATTACACGTACAGTAGCATTTGGTGATATTTCTGAAGAACAAACTCGCATTTACAACACTGTACTTGCTGGACAACTACAAGCAGTTGAAGCATGTAAACCAGGTGTTACATTTGGTGCAATTGACAACGCTGCTCGCTCTGTTATCGCAGATGCAGGTTACGGAGACTTCTTCCCACACCGCCTTGGTCACGGACTTGGAATTAGCGTACACGAATACCCAGATGTAAAAGAAGGCAACGAGTCTCTATTAAGAGAAGGTATGGTCTTCACAATCGAACCAGGTATTTACGTACCAAACGTAGGCGGCGTTCGTATTGAAGATGATATTTACATCACAAAAGACGGATCAGAAATCTTAACGAAGTTCCCGAAAGAATTACAATTTGTGAAATAA